Proteins co-encoded in one Prunus persica cultivar Lovell chromosome G6, Prunus_persica_NCBIv2, whole genome shotgun sequence genomic window:
- the LOC18773219 gene encoding F-box/kelch-repeat protein At3g23880, translating to MAITTLPDDIIVHILLRLPVKSLIRFSCVSKRWHSLVISDLEFAQSHFKLASKQKTLNRRLLLSTDSQLESLDLEAPSFGDNSSVRKLVSPFKLEDGAKILGSCNGLVCAIGVHEKFYIWNPSTGLSKTLSNTGSFGLWPRIKMSILHDCYGFGYVSAIDDYKLVVVTDLIFKGEVAIFSLRANVWKRMKGPDDQSIAMQNDNGTLLNEALHWLPNHQLYMFAFDLAKEEFRKVPLPVTCELDDMPFQCLGLLEGCLCALQHKPCDCDSIDFWVMTEYGVLESWNKLFKFKIFGPPERPRSLSTVFVSESGSVVVRKYWSRDMELIRIEKKEDKLDDKNGKVVVWGDRYTLKWCCEINVGYDETLLWVGG from the coding sequence ATGGCGATTACTACCCTCCCTGATGATATTATTGTGCATATTCTCTTGAGGCTGCCGGTGAAATCTTTAATCCGATTCAGTTGCGTTTCGAAACGGTGGCATTCTTTAGTAATCTCTGACCTAGAATTCGCGCAATCCCATTTTAAATTAGCGTCCAAGCAGAAAACCCTCAACCGCAGACTCCTCCTCTCAACTGACTCTCAACTTGAATCCTTAGACTTGGAAGCGCCATCGTTTGGAGACAATTCTTCAGTAAGGAAGCTCGTCAGCCCATTTAAGCTGGAAGATGGTGCCAAGATACTGGGCTCGTGCAACGGCTTGGTATGTGCCATTGGTGTTCACGAAAAGTTTTATATCTGGAACCCATCAACCGGATTGTCCAAGACATTATCTAACACAGGTTCCTTTGGTTTGTGGCCAAGAATTAAAATGAGTATTCTGCATGATTGTTATGGTTTCGGGTACGTATCGGCTATTGACGACTATAAACTTGTGGTAGTCACTGATTTGATTTTCAAGGGGGAGGTTGCGATCTTCTCATTGAGAGCCAACGTTTGGAAGAGGATGAAAGGCCCTGATGATCAGTCCATAGCCATGCAAAATGATAATGGGACTCTTTTAAATGAGGCACTACATTGGCTCCCGAATCACCAACTGTATATGTTTGCTTTTGATTTGGCCAAGGAGGAGTTTCGGAAGGTGCCTCTGCCTGTTACTTGCGAACTTGACGATATGCCTTTCCAATGTCTAGGGCTTCTTGAAGGATGCCTGTGTGCATTACAACACAAGCCTTGTGATTGTGACTCTATTGATTTCTGGGTCATGACAGAATATGGCGTGCTTGAATCATGGAATAAGCTCTTTAAGTTCAAGATTTTCGGCCCACCAGAGCGCCCTAGGAGTTTAAGTACGGTCTTTGTATCAGAAAGTGGTAGCGTTGTGGTGAGAAAATATTGGTCCAGGGACATGGAGTTGATAAGgattgagaaaaaagaagacaagcTTGAtgataaaaatggaaaagttgTGGTTTGGGGTGACCGGTATACGCTAAAATGGTGTTGTGAGATTAATGTTGGATATGATGAAACTCTATTGTGGGTGGGTGGATGA
- the LOC109949728 gene encoding uncharacterized protein LOC109949728 yields the protein MPGIDPQIICHRLHVNPAIKPVAQKRRNFAPERVAIIEIEIDKLLAAGFIEEVSYAEWLANIVLVAKKDKGLWRVCVDYTDLNKACPKDNFPLPRIDQLVDSTSDGASNHKGSGAGVVIITPDGTLLEQAITLGFSASNNEAEYEALLAGLRLAKELTIKRLAIYSDSQLITNQASENTHADALASLGSALDSQFRRSIPVEHLDRPSIDEIKPIDSMQIDEDPSWQDTIIDYLVNGNLPMDKSEARKVQQKAARYYMQGDKLIRRSYSGPHLTCIKYPQTLEVLCKIHDGECGNHSGGRSLAQKALNVGYFWPTMRHDSTEYVKRCDRCQRYKPVPNLPAEVYHPQNITDNGSQFIGKQITAFYKKYGIKQHLSTPRYPQGNGQAEASNKIILDCLKKRLEGAEGKWVDELPGVLWAYRTTKRRSTGETPFSLAYGTEAIIPPHITVPSIGIEVGSIEQNSEQMRLNLDLLEGEREKAIVRVASYQQRLKSYYDKRAKIRQFQPGDLVLRKAFITAQRQGSKKMKPNWEGPYIISRSGGRGSYTLDTMEGKEIPRQWNAYHLQRYYP from the exons atgcctggcatcgaTCCCCAGATCATCTGCCATCGCTTACACGTCAACCCAGCCATCAAACCTGTAGCGCAGAAGAGACGTAACTTCGCCCCCGAGCGGGTTGCCATCATTGAAATCGAGATCGATAAGCTTCTAGCTGCTGGTTTCATCGAAGAAGTCTCCTACGCAGAATGGCTGGCGAACATTGTTCTAGTggcaaaaaaagataaaggtcTGTGGAGAGTGTGCGTCGACTACACCGAcctcaacaaggcatgccctaaagacaactttccaCTGCCTAGAATTGATCAGCTCGTCGATTCAACTTCCG ACGGAGCATCAAATCATAAAGGATCAGGGGCAGGCGTCGTCATAATCACCCCAGACGGAACCTTGTTGGAACAAGCCATCACACTAGGCTTTTCTGCGTCAAACAACGAGGCAGAATATGAGGCATTGCTCGCAGGACTGCGCCTAGCAAAAGAATTGACGATCAAGAGATtagccatctactcagactcCCAGCTGATCACGAATCAAGCCTCAG AGAACACTCATGCAGATGCGTTGGCAAGCCTAGGATCAGCGCTGGACAGCCAGTTCAGACGCTCCATCCCAGTCGAACACCTTGACCGACCAAGCATCGATGAAATAAAGCCAATCGACTCAATGCAGATCGATGAGGACCCCAGCTGGCAAGACACCATCATCGACTACTTGGTGAATGGAAATCTGCCAATGGATAAGTCCGAAGCTAGGAAGGTCCAACAGAAAGCCGCGAGATATTACATGCAGGGCGACAAGCTCATTCGCAGATCATACTCCGGCCCTCATCTCACTTGCATAAAGtaccctcaaacacttgaggtcCTTTGCAAAATTCATGACGGCGAGTGTGGCAACCACTCTGGGGGCAGGTCACTCGCCCAGAAGGCCCTAAACGTAGGCTATTTCTGGCCTACTATGCGCCATGACTCTACTGAATATGTCAAAAGATGTGATCGCTGCCAACGGTACAAACCAGTTCCTAATCTGCCTGCCGAAGTCTACCATCCGCAGAACA TCACCGACAATGGCTCGCAATTCATCGGCAAGCAGATCACTGCCTTCTACAAAAAGTACGGCATCAAGCAGCATTTATCTACTCCAAGATATCCTCAAGGCAACGGCCAGGCCGAggcatccaataaaataatattggacTGTCTAAAGAAGAGATTAGAAGGCGCCGAAGGAAAATGGGTAGATGAGCTCCCTGGCGTactatgggcttatcgcacCACCAAGCGAAGATCAACTGGCGAAACCCCGTTTTCCCTCGCCTATGGAACTGAAGCGATCATTCCTCCTCACATCACTGTCCCCTCAATAGGCATCGAAGTGGGCAGTATTGAGCAGAACTCCGAGCAGATGAGACTCAACCTTGACTTACTTGAAGGCGAGCGCGAGAAGGCCATTGTCCGGGTCGCCTCCTATCAACAGCGGTTGAAGTCTTACTACGATAAAAGAGCCAAGATCAGACAGTTTCAACCAGGCGACCTTGTGCTAAGAAAGGCCTTCATCACTGCACAAAGACAAGGGTCCAAAAAGATGAAACCCAATTGGGAAGGCCCTTACATAATCAGCCGGTCCGGGGGCAGAGGAAGCTATACGCTTGACACCATGGAAGGGAAGGAGATTCCGCGACAATGGAACGCCTACCATCTCCAAAGATATTATCCATGA